Proteins encoded in a region of the Halosimplex halophilum genome:
- a CDS encoding aminopeptidase, protein MSDSSLRAPAETAVKQCMDLGSDESCTVVTDDERRPIGEALYGVASGITDDAAIVRYPPGDQHGEEPPEPVAAAMAGADVVLAPTTKSLTHTEARTDATGAGARVATLPGITEDVFRAGLDADYDSIAAESERLLDQVAGCEQVRVTTERGTDIAFDLGDRAWQLDTGIVHEPGEMSNLPAGEIFVSPEDANGRFVVDGTMMPHGRLDEGQTLAFEVEDGYVTEVSDDAVREELETAADEVGRDAYNLAELGIGSNLAVEELVGSVLLDEKAAGTVHIAVGDDHGIGGDTTAPVHLDGIITGPTVYADGAEVELPSAE, encoded by the coding sequence ATGAGCGATTCGTCCCTGCGAGCGCCAGCCGAGACCGCCGTGAAGCAGTGCATGGACCTCGGGAGCGACGAGTCCTGTACCGTCGTCACCGACGACGAGCGCCGGCCGATCGGCGAGGCGCTGTACGGCGTCGCGAGCGGGATCACCGACGACGCTGCTATCGTCCGCTACCCGCCGGGCGACCAGCACGGCGAGGAGCCGCCCGAGCCCGTCGCGGCCGCGATGGCCGGCGCCGACGTGGTGCTCGCGCCCACCACGAAGAGCCTCACCCACACCGAGGCCCGCACCGACGCCACCGGGGCGGGCGCCCGGGTCGCCACCCTCCCGGGGATCACCGAGGACGTCTTCCGGGCGGGACTGGACGCCGACTACGACTCCATCGCCGCCGAGTCCGAGCGCCTGCTCGACCAGGTCGCGGGCTGCGAGCAGGTCCGCGTGACGACCGAGCGCGGCACCGACATCGCCTTCGATCTCGGCGACCGGGCGTGGCAGCTCGACACCGGGATCGTCCACGAGCCCGGCGAGATGTCGAACCTCCCGGCCGGCGAGATCTTCGTCAGCCCCGAGGACGCGAACGGGCGCTTCGTCGTCGACGGGACGATGATGCCCCACGGCAGGCTCGACGAGGGGCAGACCCTGGCGTTCGAGGTCGAGGACGGCTACGTCACCGAGGTCTCCGACGACGCCGTCCGCGAGGAGCTCGAGACCGCGGCCGACGAGGTGGGGCGGGACGCCTACAACCTCGCGGAGCTGGGGATCGGGTCGAACCTCGCCGTCGAGGAGCTCGTGGGGTCGGTCCTGCTCGACGAGAAGGCCGCAGGCACCGTCCACATCGCCGTCGGCGACGACCACGGCATCGGCGGCGACACCACGGCGCCCGTCCACCTCGACGGGATCATCACCGGCCCCACGGTGTACGCCGACGGGGCGGAGGTCGAGCTGCCGTCGGCAGAATAA
- a CDS encoding aldehyde dehydrogenase family protein produces the protein MSTESGSRDAAERKSAIRKRHEQAANEVLPEHRELFVGGEWVPSASGETFETTDPTTGETLAEVQAGDAEDIDRAVEAAWEAYDERYSETSTAERQAMLESIADAVEEHREEFARLESLDNGKPITEARIDMALVVDHFRYFAGIARAHEGVTVDTDDSRHVQTLREPYGVVGQIIPWNFPLLMAAWKLGPALAAGNTVVLKPAEETPLSVLKLMEVTEDVIPDGVVNVVTGFGPEAGAPLSEHPDVRKLAFTGSTEVGREVMKSAADNITDLTLELGGKSPLIVFPDADLERAVETTITAIFFNTGECCCAGSRLFVHEDVKDEFLDELAAAAEDLTVDDPLLESTDLGPKVTAEQVERTMSYIQEAEEAGAAFVTGGSQPDDEALSDGCFVAPTLIDDIDHDNRAVQEEIFGPVQEVFTWSDYDEMIELANDVDYGLAAGVLTEDLTKAHRAIRDIEAGNVWVNTYNDFPAGQPFGGYKQSGMGRETAQEAVEHYTQTKTANISLR, from the coding sequence ATGTCTACAGAGAGCGGATCCCGAGACGCGGCGGAGCGCAAGTCGGCGATCAGGAAGCGCCACGAGCAGGCGGCGAACGAGGTGCTCCCGGAGCATCGGGAGCTGTTCGTCGGCGGCGAGTGGGTGCCGAGCGCCTCCGGAGAGACCTTCGAGACGACCGACCCGACGACCGGCGAGACGCTCGCGGAGGTACAGGCCGGCGACGCCGAGGACATCGACCGTGCCGTCGAGGCGGCGTGGGAGGCCTACGACGAGCGGTACAGCGAGACGTCGACGGCCGAGCGGCAGGCGATGCTCGAGTCCATCGCCGACGCCGTCGAGGAGCACAGAGAGGAGTTCGCGCGCCTCGAGAGCCTGGACAACGGCAAACCGATCACCGAGGCGCGCATCGACATGGCGCTCGTCGTCGACCACTTCCGGTACTTCGCCGGCATCGCCCGCGCCCACGAGGGAGTGACCGTCGATACCGACGACAGCAGGCACGTCCAGACGCTCCGGGAGCCCTACGGCGTCGTCGGACAGATCATCCCGTGGAACTTCCCGCTGCTGATGGCGGCCTGGAAGCTCGGCCCCGCGCTGGCGGCCGGCAACACGGTCGTACTCAAACCCGCCGAGGAGACCCCGCTGAGCGTCCTGAAACTGATGGAGGTCACCGAGGACGTGATCCCGGACGGCGTGGTGAACGTCGTCACCGGCTTCGGCCCGGAGGCGGGCGCGCCCCTCTCGGAACACCCGGACGTCCGCAAACTCGCGTTCACCGGGTCGACCGAGGTCGGCCGGGAGGTGATGAAAAGCGCCGCGGACAACATCACCGACCTCACGCTGGAACTGGGCGGGAAGAGCCCGCTGATCGTCTTCCCGGACGCGGACCTGGAACGGGCCGTCGAGACGACCATCACGGCCATCTTCTTCAACACCGGGGAGTGCTGCTGCGCCGGGTCGCGGCTGTTCGTCCACGAGGACGTGAAAGACGAGTTCCTCGACGAGCTGGCGGCCGCGGCGGAGGACCTGACGGTGGACGACCCGCTGCTGGAGTCGACGGACCTCGGGCCGAAGGTGACCGCCGAGCAGGTCGAGCGGACGATGAGCTACATCCAGGAGGCCGAGGAGGCGGGGGCGGCGTTCGTCACCGGCGGGAGCCAGCCCGACGACGAGGCCCTCTCGGACGGCTGTTTCGTCGCGCCGACGCTCATCGACGACATCGACCACGACAACAGGGCCGTCCAGGAGGAGATCTTCGGGCCGGTCCAGGAGGTGTTCACCTGGAGCGACTACGACGAGATGATCGAACTGGCCAACGACGTGGACTACGGGCTCGCGGCGGGCGTCCTCACCGAGGACCTGACGAAGGCCCACCGGGCGATCAGGGACATCGAGGCCGGCAACGTCTGGGTCAACACCTACAACGACTTCCCGGCGGGCCAGCCCTTCGGCGGGTACAAGCAGTCCGGGATGGGCCGGGAGACCGCCCAGGAGGCCGTCGAACACTACACGCAGACGAAGACCGCCAACATCTCGCTGCGGTAG
- a CDS encoding MFS transporter produces the protein MTDTGKQLRALYFTRFASAFGLITLLTLLSDFIEQLGAEGFVLGLFATGLTFAQAVGIVPISWAADRYDKRTVLLGGVGLASVVYFAFAFVETSWQFIGVRAFQGIAATAGGLIALALVGDLARESERANTIGTSNSWRFAAAIGGTFSAGALYDAFGFDAVFALLTAISATAFVVVWLWVEPDDTRIRGFPFSDLAFNRRILTMTSFRAQYAVAVTLVRTWVPIYAGLEAASGGLGFEATVGISVVIAAEKFTNMISQPFTGSLSDRFGRARFVFVGGLFYGTVALVVPFTPAIGGALGLPSVYPVLGHLSTGFLPLVALNALLGFADSIREPASMALFADEGKGQGVASSFGVRDLVWRPGSVLAPLAGGWLTSNVGIDWVFFLGGAFAFTGVFAFLGILSYNHGRDALAAW, from the coding sequence GTGACAGACACCGGGAAGCAGTTGCGCGCGCTCTACTTCACGCGGTTCGCGAGCGCGTTCGGGCTCATCACGCTACTGACGCTGCTGTCGGACTTCATCGAACAGCTCGGCGCCGAGGGGTTCGTCCTCGGGCTGTTCGCGACGGGACTGACCTTCGCACAGGCGGTCGGGATCGTCCCCATCTCGTGGGCGGCCGACCGCTACGACAAGCGGACGGTCCTGCTGGGCGGGGTCGGGCTGGCGTCGGTCGTCTACTTCGCGTTCGCGTTCGTCGAGACGAGCTGGCAGTTCATCGGCGTCCGCGCGTTCCAGGGCATCGCGGCGACCGCCGGCGGGCTGATCGCGCTCGCGCTGGTCGGCGACCTGGCCCGGGAGTCCGAGCGGGCCAACACCATCGGGACCTCCAACTCCTGGCGGTTCGCGGCGGCCATCGGCGGGACGTTCTCGGCCGGCGCGCTCTACGACGCCTTCGGCTTCGACGCCGTCTTCGCCCTGCTGACGGCCATCTCCGCGACGGCGTTCGTCGTCGTCTGGCTCTGGGTCGAACCCGACGACACGCGGATCCGCGGGTTCCCGTTCAGCGACCTGGCGTTCAACAGGCGGATCCTCACGATGACGAGCTTCCGGGCGCAGTACGCCGTGGCGGTGACGCTCGTCCGGACGTGGGTGCCCATCTACGCCGGCCTGGAGGCCGCCTCGGGCGGCCTGGGGTTCGAGGCGACCGTCGGCATCTCGGTCGTCATCGCCGCCGAGAAGTTCACCAACATGATCAGCCAGCCGTTCACGGGCAGCCTCTCGGACCGCTTCGGTCGGGCGCGGTTCGTCTTCGTCGGCGGGCTCTTCTACGGGACCGTCGCGCTGGTCGTCCCGTTCACCCCGGCGATCGGCGGCGCGCTCGGGCTCCCGTCGGTCTACCCCGTCCTCGGTCACCTCTCGACCGGCTTCCTGCCGCTCGTGGCGCTGAACGCCCTGCTGGGCTTCGCGGACTCGATCCGCGAGCCCGCCAGCATGGCGCTGTTCGCCGACGAGGGGAAGGGTCAGGGCGTCGCCTCCAGTTTCGGCGTCCGCGACCTCGTGTGGCGACCCGGCTCCGTGCTCGCGCCGCTCGCCGGCGGCTGGCTGACGAGCAACGTCGGCATCGACTGGGTGTTCTTCCTCGGCGGCGCCTTCGCGTTCACCGGCGTCTTCGCCTTCCTCGGCATCCTCTCGTACAACCACGGCCGCGACGCGCTCGCCGCGTGGTGA
- a CDS encoding methylglyoxal synthase, translating into MTRLALIAHDDEKPEMIDLAETYESLLSTFDLVGTGTTGKRVAEATGLTVERKESGPIGGDAQIAAEVAEERLDGIIFLRDPLTAQPHEPDISALLRICDVHDTPLATTRTTAEYLLDGLAADADPDA; encoded by the coding sequence ATGACGCGCCTGGCGCTGATCGCCCACGACGACGAGAAGCCCGAGATGATCGACCTCGCGGAGACCTACGAGTCGCTGCTCTCGACGTTCGACCTGGTCGGGACCGGAACCACGGGCAAGCGGGTCGCCGAGGCGACGGGGCTGACGGTCGAACGCAAGGAGTCGGGGCCGATCGGCGGCGACGCGCAGATCGCCGCGGAGGTCGCCGAGGAGCGCCTCGACGGGATCATCTTCCTGCGGGACCCGCTGACCGCCCAGCCCCACGAGCCGGACATCAGCGCGCTCCTGCGGATCTGTGACGTGCACGACACGCCGCTGGCGACGACCCGGACCACCGCCGAGTACCTCCTCGACGGGCTGGCGGCCGACGCGGACCCCGACGCCTGA
- a CDS encoding FG-GAP repeat protein, translating to MRSRRALLRRLAAGATVPLVGCNLGPDDGPGDGTTVDGDPTGGPTASERPPATGSATPTATVTPTPTATPTRTPTPTETPTPTPAPTATPGRGDQVAAFTGADSREYDHFGATLAVAEDALLVAAPGDAHSGTSGPEGSVYVFERAGGEWRQRSTLRPDPESLPFDYRFGTDIAVSDGTLVVGAVERIGPHGIPRGGAVVFADGDEGWEQTATLRADRSSPEVEEAFGRAVAVDGGTVLVGAPWGADGDERPGATYVFTRGGAAETGGGGGSTGTDRPAGEWGQTARLVPTGADGSYFGRAVALDGDAALVGAPDYERADGDAVGRAHLFERGSSGWRRRATLAPAVNHDPDNGDHVGSSVALDGSTALVAAWGADEPNGFYGGAVYAFERVDGDWIPETKLAAADGDRRDVFGSDVALSGDRALVGAEHDDSTGADAGSAYLFGRDGDGEWRQDAKLLPGDGDPHDLFGTSVGLSADRGFVGAIDGETEASGPNAGAVYVFSV from the coding sequence ATGCGAAGCCGCCGAGCCCTCCTCCGCCGGCTGGCCGCGGGAGCGACCGTCCCGCTCGTCGGGTGCAACCTCGGCCCCGACGACGGGCCGGGAGACGGGACGACGGTCGACGGAGACCCGACGGGCGGACCGACCGCGAGCGAGCGACCGCCGGCGACCGGATCGGCGACACCGACGGCGACGGTGACGCCGACCCCGACCGCGACGCCGACCCGGACGCCCACACCGACCGAAACGCCGACGCCGACCCCAGCACCGACTGCGACGCCCGGACGGGGCGACCAGGTGGCGGCGTTCACGGGCGCGGACTCGCGGGAGTACGACCACTTCGGGGCGACACTGGCCGTGGCGGAGGACGCCCTCCTCGTCGCCGCGCCGGGCGACGCCCACTCCGGGACCAGCGGTCCGGAAGGGTCGGTGTACGTGTTCGAGCGGGCCGGCGGCGAGTGGCGCCAGCGGTCGACGCTCCGTCCCGACCCGGAGTCGCTCCCCTTCGACTACAGGTTCGGGACCGACATCGCGGTGTCCGACGGGACGCTCGTCGTCGGCGCGGTGGAGCGGATCGGACCCCACGGCATCCCGAGAGGTGGGGCCGTCGTCTTCGCCGACGGCGACGAGGGGTGGGAGCAGACCGCAACGCTGCGTGCCGACCGCTCGTCCCCGGAGGTCGAGGAGGCGTTCGGACGGGCAGTCGCGGTCGACGGCGGAACCGTCCTGGTCGGCGCGCCCTGGGGTGCCGACGGCGACGAGCGGCCGGGAGCGACGTACGTGTTCACTCGCGGCGGAGCGGCGGAGACCGGCGGGGGCGGCGGCTCGACCGGGACCGATCGACCGGCCGGCGAGTGGGGCCAGACCGCGCGGCTCGTCCCGACCGGCGCGGACGGCAGTTACTTCGGGCGCGCGGTCGCGCTCGACGGCGACGCGGCCCTCGTCGGGGCGCCGGACTACGAGAGGGCGGACGGCGACGCCGTCGGGCGGGCCCACCTGTTCGAGCGCGGGAGCAGCGGGTGGCGCCGCCGGGCGACGCTGGCGCCCGCGGTGAACCACGACCCCGACAACGGGGACCACGTCGGCAGTTCGGTCGCGCTCGACGGGTCGACGGCGCTGGTCGCCGCCTGGGGAGCCGACGAGCCCAACGGGTTCTACGGCGGCGCGGTCTACGCGTTCGAGCGGGTCGACGGCGACTGGATCCCGGAGACGAAACTCGCCGCCGCCGACGGCGACCGCCGGGACGTGTTCGGCAGCGACGTGGCGCTGTCGGGCGACCGGGCGCTGGTCGGCGCCGAACACGACGACTCGACCGGCGCGGACGCCGGCTCGGCGTACCTGTTCGGCCGCGACGGCGACGGCGAGTGGCGCCAGGACGCGAAACTGCTCCCCGGGGACGGCGACCCGCACGACCTGTTCGGTACGTCGGTGGGGCTGTCGGCCGACCGGGGGTTCGTCGGGGCGATCGACGGCGAGACCGAGGCGAGCGGACCCAACGCGGGCGCGGTCTACGTCTTCTCGGTGTAG
- the rimI gene encoding ribosomal protein S18-alanine N-acetyltransferase: protein MTTVPADEESGSDVHVREAERADLLAVFHIEQEAFPQPWPFSAFERFLDEPGFLVAQVRDDEDSRETATIGDDGRVVGYVVADVVPEHGDSLGHVKDIAVAEECRGQGVGRRLLQRALTVLATESVGSVKLEVRESNETARRLYRGFGFERRGRLPRYYSNGEDALVMVREF from the coding sequence GTGACGACCGTCCCAGCGGACGAGGAGTCGGGCTCGGACGTGCACGTCCGGGAGGCCGAGCGGGCCGACCTGCTCGCGGTCTTCCACATCGAGCAGGAGGCGTTCCCCCAGCCGTGGCCCTTCTCGGCGTTCGAACGCTTCCTCGACGAGCCCGGCTTCCTCGTCGCGCAGGTCCGCGACGACGAGGACTCCCGGGAGACAGCGACGATCGGCGACGACGGCCGCGTCGTCGGCTACGTCGTCGCCGACGTGGTCCCCGAGCACGGCGACTCGCTCGGCCACGTCAAGGACATCGCCGTCGCCGAGGAGTGTCGCGGCCAGGGCGTCGGCCGCCGCCTGCTCCAGCGGGCGCTGACCGTCCTCGCGACCGAGAGCGTCGGCTCGGTGAAACTCGAAGTCCGGGAGTCCAACGAGACGGCCAGGCGGCTCTACCGTGGCTTCGGCTTCGAGCGCCGGGGTCGGCTCCCCCGCTACTACTCCAACGGCGAGGACGCGCTCGTGATGGTCCGGGAGTTCTGA
- a CDS encoding aconitate hydratase, whose protein sequence is MGQTLTEKILDDHLVEGELEPGEEIGIEVDQVLTQDTTGTLVWLQFEALELDDVQTEVAAQYCDHQTYQFDFKNTDDHRFLRSAAGKFGAHFSRPGNGICHNVHKENFAAPGKTMLGSDSHTPTPGGLGELAIGAGGLDVAVAMGGGAYYIDMPEVVNVRLEGELPEWATAKDVILELLRRLSVKGGVGKIFEYTGPGVESLSVPERTTITNMGTELGATSSIFPTDEKTEEYLEAVGRPEDFEQVEPDEDAEYHDEIVVDLSELEPLIAEPSMPDNVVPVREVEGTDVDQVMIGSCTNGAYEDILPAAKMLEGREINKTTEMIVAPGSKQASEMLAREGWTAEMMAAGVNFSEATCGACIGNGHVPASDSVSLRTFNRNFEGRSGIEDDSVYLCSPEVATAAALKGEIVDPRDLADELGDLEDPGFELGDNYVGVSGSDLIAPDEAVDDELIKGPNIGDVPLKDPLPADLEGEVLLKMPDNITTDHISPANADVLMYRSNIPKLSEFTLTRVDETFPERALEADGGVLLAGENYGQGSSREHAALCPMYLGIDAVLAQSFARIHKANLFNFGIVPLTIDEDTYEDIDQGDSVEIVDDVADAVRSGQEEITVRINDDWEATANLDASEREREILADGGKLTHVKQQYESGDGAAPADD, encoded by the coding sequence ATGGGACAGACACTCACCGAGAAGATCCTCGACGACCACCTCGTCGAGGGCGAACTCGAGCCCGGCGAGGAGATCGGGATCGAGGTCGACCAGGTCCTCACCCAGGACACGACCGGCACGCTCGTCTGGCTGCAGTTCGAGGCGCTCGAACTCGACGACGTCCAGACGGAGGTCGCCGCGCAGTACTGTGACCACCAGACCTACCAGTTCGACTTCAAGAACACGGACGACCACCGCTTCCTGCGGTCGGCGGCGGGCAAGTTCGGCGCGCACTTCTCGCGGCCGGGCAACGGCATCTGCCACAACGTCCACAAGGAGAACTTCGCCGCGCCGGGCAAGACGATGCTCGGGTCGGACTCCCACACGCCGACCCCCGGCGGTCTGGGCGAACTCGCCATCGGCGCCGGCGGCCTCGACGTGGCCGTCGCGATGGGCGGGGGCGCCTACTACATCGACATGCCCGAGGTCGTCAACGTCCGCCTGGAGGGTGAGCTCCCCGAGTGGGCCACCGCCAAGGACGTCATCCTCGAGCTGCTCCGGCGGCTGTCCGTGAAGGGCGGCGTCGGCAAGATCTTCGAGTACACCGGCCCCGGCGTCGAGAGCCTCTCGGTGCCCGAGCGGACGACCATCACCAACATGGGCACGGAGCTGGGCGCCACCTCCTCGATCTTCCCGACCGACGAGAAGACCGAGGAGTACCTCGAGGCGGTCGGCCGCCCCGAGGACTTCGAGCAGGTCGAGCCCGACGAGGACGCCGAGTACCACGACGAGATCGTGGTCGACCTCTCGGAGCTCGAACCGCTGATCGCCGAGCCGTCGATGCCCGACAACGTCGTGCCCGTCCGCGAGGTCGAGGGCACCGACGTCGACCAGGTCATGATCGGCTCCTGTACGAACGGCGCCTACGAGGACATCCTCCCGGCCGCGAAGATGCTGGAGGGCCGCGAGATCAACAAGACGACCGAGATGATCGTCGCGCCCGGTTCCAAGCAGGCCTCCGAGATGCTGGCCCGCGAGGGCTGGACCGCGGAGATGATGGCCGCCGGCGTCAACTTCTCCGAGGCGACCTGCGGCGCGTGTATCGGCAACGGCCACGTGCCCGCTTCGGACTCGGTCTCGCTGCGCACCTTCAACCGCAACTTCGAGGGCCGGTCGGGCATCGAGGACGACTCCGTCTACCTCTGCTCGCCGGAGGTCGCCACGGCGGCCGCCCTCAAGGGCGAGATCGTCGACCCGCGCGACCTGGCCGACGAACTCGGCGACCTGGAGGACCCCGGCTTCGAGCTCGGCGACAACTACGTCGGCGTCAGCGGCTCGGACCTCATCGCGCCCGACGAGGCCGTCGACGACGAGCTCATCAAGGGCCCCAACATCGGCGACGTGCCGCTGAAGGACCCGCTCCCGGCCGACCTGGAGGGCGAGGTCCTCCTGAAGATGCCGGACAACATCACGACGGACCACATCAGCCCGGCCAACGCCGACGTGCTGATGTACCGGTCGAACATCCCGAAGCTCTCGGAGTTCACGCTCACGCGCGTCGACGAGACCTTCCCCGAGCGCGCGCTGGAGGCCGACGGCGGCGTCCTGCTCGCCGGCGAGAACTACGGGCAGGGCTCCTCCCGTGAACACGCGGCGCTGTGCCCGATGTACCTCGGCATCGACGCCGTCCTCGCCCAGAGCTTCGCCCGCATCCACAAGGCGAACCTCTTCAACTTCGGCATCGTCCCGCTGACGATCGACGAGGACACCTACGAGGACATCGACCAGGGCGACTCCGTCGAGATCGTCGACGACGTCGCCGACGCCGTCCGCTCCGGCCAGGAGGAGATCACGGTCCGGATCAACGACGACTGGGAGGCGACCGCCAACCTCGACGCCTCCGAGCGCGAACGCGAGATCCTCGCCGACGGCGGCAAGCTCACCCACGTCAAACAGCAGTACGAGTCCGGCGACGGCGCCGCGCCCGCCGACGACTGA
- a CDS encoding deoxyuridine 5'-triphosphate nucleotidohydrolase: MFRSGRFVADALGDVDDEQVQPNGVDLRLGAVYEQVEPGRVGTDGKTVGERRELDPDEADGTAVYRLDAGGYVVGYADTVRIPEGHVGFLYPRSSLLRNSCMLDTAVWDAGYEGRGEGLLEVYHPVELEADARIAQLVLAEANHADTYDGAYQREGI; this comes from the coding sequence ATGTTCAGGAGCGGGCGGTTCGTCGCCGACGCCCTCGGCGACGTGGACGACGAGCAGGTACAGCCCAACGGCGTCGACCTGCGGCTCGGCGCCGTCTACGAGCAGGTCGAACCCGGACGGGTCGGTACGGACGGCAAGACCGTCGGCGAGCGCCGCGAGCTCGACCCCGACGAGGCGGACGGGACCGCGGTCTACCGGCTCGACGCTGGGGGGTACGTCGTCGGCTACGCCGACACCGTCCGCATCCCCGAGGGCCACGTCGGCTTCCTCTACCCGCGGTCGTCGCTGCTGCGCAACTCCTGTATGCTCGACACCGCCGTCTGGGACGCCGGCTACGAGGGCCGCGGCGAGGGGCTGCTGGAGGTGTACCACCCCGTCGAACTCGAAGCCGACGCCCGGATCGCACAGCTGGTCCTCGCCGAGGCGAACCACGCCGACACCTACGACGGCGCCTACCAGCGCGAGGGTATCTGA
- a CDS encoding HalOD1 output domain-containing protein, with the protein MPASEDLYVLAPGEGEGESDGWVSPQPIDEAVRTAVADATDADPDEIAGAESYVDLDAVAALLDGDGEEESLTFTVEGHEVTIDGGGHVAVDPE; encoded by the coding sequence ATGCCAGCCAGCGAGGACCTGTACGTCCTCGCCCCAGGGGAGGGCGAGGGCGAGAGCGACGGGTGGGTAAGTCCGCAACCGATCGACGAGGCCGTACGGACGGCGGTCGCCGACGCGACAGACGCCGACCCCGACGAGATAGCCGGGGCCGAGTCGTACGTCGACCTCGACGCGGTCGCGGCGCTGCTCGACGGCGACGGCGAGGAGGAGTCGCTGACATTCACCGTGGAGGGCCACGAGGTCACCATCGACGGCGGCGGCCACGTCGCCGTCGACCCCGAGTAG
- a CDS encoding alkaline phosphatase family protein produces MRRDDVAAALRDEHERDGYLRPDYDGYCFAGVGPTVTDLFGVDAGRTLPDDVFAGVDTDVSHVVLVLVDGFGLDRWRADADRYELFDALDTRGTVTPLTSVYPSETGSAIPTLHTGRTPAEHGMLGWEWYDPEVGAVVQGLPFVRKGSGDSAADVMDPAELFAGDPIYDALVADGVDAHAVQPESIAGSPSSEAMLGAAEDHPAANAAELALTVRQTLESADGPTCCYAYFGMADALAHFAGTDSADYRAQLGAVADALQRQLVEGLDPETAAETLLVVTADHGLVDTDPDDYVDLVAVDGVADALRTGPGGDPLPPVGSPRSAHLHLDDGATDRVAAALDDRLDAFVTTGEDALADGLFGPDPCERARRRAGDVVLSHRERTAWCDDEDHLGHVGNHGGLHPEEMLVPFAAASVDALR; encoded by the coding sequence ATGAGACGCGACGACGTCGCGGCCGCCCTCCGTGACGAGCACGAACGCGACGGCTACCTCCGTCCCGACTACGACGGCTACTGCTTCGCCGGTGTCGGCCCGACAGTGACGGATCTGTTCGGCGTCGACGCCGGACGGACGCTGCCCGACGACGTGTTCGCGGGCGTCGACACCGACGTTTCCCACGTCGTCCTCGTCCTCGTGGACGGGTTCGGCCTCGACCGCTGGCGGGCCGACGCCGACCGCTACGAACTCTTCGACGCGCTCGACACCCGCGGGACGGTCACGCCGCTGACCTCGGTGTACCCCTCCGAGACGGGGTCGGCGATCCCGACGCTACACACCGGTCGGACGCCGGCCGAACACGGGATGCTCGGCTGGGAGTGGTACGACCCCGAGGTCGGCGCGGTCGTCCAGGGCCTCCCGTTCGTCCGGAAGGGCAGCGGCGACTCGGCCGCCGACGTGATGGACCCCGCCGAGCTGTTCGCCGGCGACCCGATATACGACGCGCTCGTTGCGGACGGCGTCGACGCCCACGCCGTCCAACCGGAGTCCATCGCCGGCAGCCCCTCCTCGGAGGCGATGCTCGGCGCCGCCGAGGACCACCCCGCCGCCAACGCCGCCGAGCTGGCGCTGACGGTCCGCCAGACGCTCGAGTCGGCCGACGGCCCGACGTGCTGTTACGCCTACTTCGGGATGGCCGACGCCCTCGCCCACTTCGCCGGCACCGACTCGGCGGACTACCGGGCGCAACTTGGCGCCGTCGCCGACGCCCTCCAGCGCCAGCTCGTCGAGGGGTTGGACCCCGAGACGGCCGCCGAGACGCTCCTGGTCGTGACCGCCGACCACGGCCTCGTCGACACGGACCCCGACGACTACGTCGACCTCGTGGCCGTCGACGGCGTGGCCGACGCGCTGCGGACCGGTCCCGGCGGCGACCCCCTCCCGCCGGTCGGGAGCCCCCGGTCGGCCCACCTCCACCTCGACGACGGCGCGACCGACCGCGTCGCCGCCGCGCTCGACGACCGACTGGACGCGTTCGTGACGACCGGCGAGGACGCCCTCGCGGACGGTCTGTTCGGGCCGGACCCCTGCGAGCGGGCGCGCCGCCGGGCGGGCGACGTGGTCCTCAGCCACCGCGAGCGCACCGCCTGGTGCGACGACGAGGACCACCTGGGCCACGTCGGCAACCACGGCGGGCTCCACCCCGAGGAGATGCTCGTCCCCTTCGCCGCCGCCAGCGTCGACGCCCTCCGGTGA